The following are encoded together in the Zingiber officinale cultivar Zhangliang chromosome 8A, Zo_v1.1, whole genome shotgun sequence genome:
- the LOC122011104 gene encoding U-box domain-containing protein 4-like: MKNGNKPFVFQKRSNSIKTSNIEALFRLQTSLAANRITAIKANRITVLMLVEQLSADSQEVKAVAARELRLMEKIGKENRSFIAEGGAIPSHYRLFWSTNPVAQENALTAILNISIHDENKRKIIEENGCLELIVYVLRYWLTTEARENAAATLFSLSAVHDFKKMIVDEHGAVAALADLLMQGSPRGKKDAVMALFNLSTHPESWSQMFNMGAVLALAGALRDEIVAEEAAGALTLLMRHHILARTIASEDTAITNLVGLMKRGTPKAKENAIAALQEMCRRGGLNVIQNVAKMPIFSGLIQTILL, translated from the coding sequence ATGAAGAATGGCAATAAACCATTTGTCTTCCAAAAAAGAAGCAACTCAATCAAGACTTCAAACATCGAGGCCTTGTTCAGACTCCAAACATCGTTAGCAGCTAACCGAATCACAGCAATCAAAGCTAACCGAATCACAGTGTTAATGCTAGTAGAACAATTATCAGCTGATTCGCAGGAAGTGAAGGCTGTCGCAGCCCGTGAACTCCGATTAATGGAAAAAATCGGGAAGGAGAATAGGTCTTTCATTGCAGAGGGTGGAGCAATCCCATCTCACTACCGGCTTTTCTGGTCTACAAATCCAGTTGCTCAAGAGAATGCCCTGACTGCAATATTGAACATATctattcatgatgaaaataagagAAAGATTATAGAGGAGAATGGTTGTTTGGAATTAATAGTATATGTTCTGAGATATTGGTTAACTACTGAGGCAAGGGAGAATGCAGCTGCTACATTGTTCAGCCTCTCTGCTGTCCATGACTTCAAGAAGATGATTGTGGATGAGCATGGTGCTGTTGCAGCACTAGCTGATTTGCTGATGCAGGGAAGCCCAAGGGGAAAGAAAGATGCAGTGATGGCCTTGTTTAATCTTTCGACCCATCCTGAGAGCTGGTCCCAAATGTTTAATATGGGAGCAGTTTTAGCCCTGGCGGGAGCTTTGAGAGATGAAATTGTTGCTGAGGAGGCTGCTGGAGCACTGACATTGCTTATGAGGCATCACATTCTGGCGCGGACAATTGCAAGTGAGGATACTGCAATcacaaatctagtagggttaatGAAAAGGGGCACCCCTAAGGCAAAGGAGAATGCAATTGCAGCTTTGCAAGAAATGTGCAGACGTGGAGGATTAAATGTGATACAGAATGTAGCTAAGATGCCAATATTTAGTGGTTTAATTCAGACCATCTTGCTCTGA